One window of Candidatus Nitrospira kreftii genomic DNA carries:
- a CDS encoding Flagellar hook protein FlgE, whose amino-acid sequence MGILSSLFTGVSGLNANGNALSVVGNNIANLSTVGFKSSRSVFADLISSSLGGAGGAIQTGLGVALNGVQGNFSQGSLSTTSNALDLAIDGNGFFILRDTSGGAFYSRAGQFHLDAQNRIVDPSGFLLQGYQVNTSGLITASISGVTLPTTTAPPNPTTTVDIGANLNSQSTTGTFSLADPAGTAQFSTSLTVYDSVGNSHLLTSYFTKTAANTWTYNVVGSTNEIVTANYNAANVNASLGLVRLGSGTLTFTTSGALDTESVMTSYDDGTAGGTAGGTVGQGQIDFIGATPNQAIAFNFGTSVTTDGGAGTDLSTQFGAASGLVQQSQNGFGAGALQTFSVETNGMINGRFSNGQVRPLAQLALARFPDPLGLVRTGKNTFAESGTSGQPLVGAATSAGLGRVLANTLELSNVDLGESFIDMIAAQRGFQANSRVITTSDEVLQELVNLKR is encoded by the coding sequence ATGGGAATTTTGTCGTCGCTTTTTACGGGCGTCAGCGGGCTCAATGCGAACGGGAACGCATTATCCGTCGTGGGGAACAATATTGCGAATCTGAGTACAGTCGGGTTCAAATCCAGTCGCTCTGTGTTTGCCGACCTCATCAGTTCTTCACTCGGAGGAGCCGGTGGAGCGATTCAGACTGGGTTGGGTGTCGCACTCAACGGCGTCCAGGGGAACTTTAGTCAAGGCTCACTGAGTACTACGAGTAACGCGCTTGATTTGGCGATCGACGGTAACGGATTCTTCATCCTCCGTGATACAAGCGGCGGGGCCTTCTATTCCCGGGCAGGTCAGTTTCATCTGGATGCCCAAAACCGCATCGTTGACCCAAGCGGATTCTTGCTTCAGGGGTATCAAGTCAACACCAGTGGTCTGATTACCGCCAGTATCAGCGGGGTGACGCTTCCGACAACTACTGCACCGCCAAATCCGACGACGACCGTCGATATCGGCGCGAACCTCAATTCACAATCGACGACCGGCACGTTCTCGCTCGCAGACCCAGCCGGGACCGCTCAATTCTCGACGTCCCTCACCGTGTATGATTCTGTGGGGAACAGTCATCTTCTCACCAGCTACTTCACAAAAACGGCGGCGAACACCTGGACCTATAATGTGGTGGGAAGTACGAATGAGATTGTCACCGCCAATTATAATGCAGCGAATGTTAACGCCTCGTTGGGACTCGTGCGGTTGGGATCAGGTACGTTAACCTTCACGACATCCGGTGCTCTTGATACTGAGAGTGTAATGACGAGCTATGATGACGGCACTGCCGGTGGAACTGCCGGCGGGACCGTGGGGCAGGGTCAAATCGATTTTATCGGGGCCACCCCGAACCAGGCCATCGCCTTCAACTTCGGCACGAGCGTGACGACCGATGGAGGCGCCGGTACCGACCTCTCAACACAATTCGGCGCAGCGTCAGGATTAGTTCAGCAATCTCAAAACGGGTTCGGTGCCGGAGCGCTCCAGACATTTAGCGTGGAGACCAACGGGATGATTAATGGGAGATTCTCCAATGGGCAGGTTCGGCCCTTAGCGCAGCTGGCGTTGGCACGATTCCCTGACCCATTGGGTCTGGTGCGAACCGGAAAAAACACCTTCGCTGAATCGGGAACCTCCGGGCAACCGCTGGTCGGAGCAGCAACATCGGCCGGCCTCGGTCGAGTTCTCGCTAATACGCTTGAGCTCTCAAATGTAGATCTGGGAGAAAGTTTTATCGACATGATCGCGGCGCAGCGAGGGTTTCAAGCGAACTCAAGAGTCATCACGACTTCTGATGAAGTTCTTCAAGAATTGGTCAATCTCAAACGATAA
- a CDS encoding Basal-body rod modification protein FlgD — protein sequence MLDVSELTSAGAAPAPERTGPRALGQDDFLKLLITQLKNQDPLNPTDNTEFVSQLAQFSQLEQSAKQAQLLQQSLDAQTASLQFTLLPMVGRTVTIGQPLVQLEDGTATFGYTLDKNATKVLVSIQDHQGQVVRSLEYRDQLAGVHAAEWDGKDQDGIAMPKGLYRYLISAVDAEGKAVPVEGRASLTVSGVRMEEGQAKLLVGDLAVDPSAIVELR from the coding sequence ATGCTTGATGTATCAGAACTTACTTCTGCAGGTGCTGCACCCGCTCCTGAGCGAACGGGGCCCCGCGCGTTGGGGCAAGATGATTTTCTGAAACTGCTCATCACGCAGCTAAAAAACCAAGATCCATTGAACCCTACCGACAACACTGAGTTCGTCTCGCAACTCGCACAGTTTAGCCAGCTCGAGCAAAGCGCGAAGCAGGCTCAGCTGCTTCAGCAGAGCCTCGATGCCCAAACGGCGTCTCTGCAATTCACGCTGCTTCCCATGGTTGGTCGGACGGTCACGATCGGGCAGCCGCTGGTTCAACTCGAGGATGGGACTGCGACCTTCGGCTATACGCTGGACAAGAATGCCACGAAGGTCCTTGTCAGCATTCAGGATCACCAAGGTCAGGTCGTACGGAGCCTCGAGTATCGCGATCAACTCGCAGGGGTGCATGCAGCGGAATGGGATGGAAAGGACCAGGATGGAATTGCGATGCCGAAAGGGCTCTATCGGTATCTTATTTCGGCAGTGGATGCTGAAGGTAAGGCTGTGCCGGTGGAAGGGCGTGCATCGCTCACCGTGTCTGGGGTCCGTATGGAAGAGGGACAAGCCAAGCTGCTTGTGGGTGATTTGGCCGTTGATCCATCTGCGATCGTTGAGTTGCGCTAA
- a CDS encoding putative peptidoglycan glycosyltransferase FtsW: MPVDPALLGVSVILALVGVVMVFSASGVVAAAKYNDSLYFFKRQLIWLSAGLLVMHVVSRTDYVLWKPLSVPLLFLTTVLLILVLIPSLGSAAKGARRWLHIGEINIQPVELTKFVMVMYLAAYISKKQDQFTHFARGLLPPLIVLGVLSTLVLLEPDLGTVVVLSVVVVMLLFLGGAHIKHLGLLSLSILLAVAALIFRSSYQWGRIVAYWRGVQDPSDASYQVLQSVLAFGSGGIFGVGLGKGQQKLFFLPEPHTDFILAVIGEELGLIGSVTIMLLYCLLILKGFQIAERARTPFGRYLAMGITMLIGTQALINAGVVTGLLPTKGLTLPFVSYGGSSLLANLFGVGILLNISRDRQGGRESGESRRRRKWDALTS; this comes from the coding sequence GTGCCAGTGGACCCAGCGCTCTTGGGCGTCTCGGTCATTTTGGCTCTCGTGGGCGTGGTGATGGTGTTCAGCGCAAGTGGAGTGGTGGCGGCGGCCAAGTACAACGACTCGTTGTATTTTTTTAAACGCCAACTGATCTGGTTGAGCGCCGGGCTTTTGGTCATGCATGTGGTGTCCAGGACCGATTACGTTCTGTGGAAACCACTGTCTGTCCCCCTGCTGTTCCTGACAACGGTGCTATTGATACTGGTGCTCATCCCTTCGCTCGGAAGTGCCGCTAAGGGGGCACGTCGATGGCTGCATATCGGCGAAATCAACATTCAGCCGGTCGAACTCACCAAATTTGTCATGGTCATGTATCTCGCTGCCTATATTAGCAAGAAGCAGGACCAATTCACCCACTTTGCACGTGGGCTGCTGCCTCCTTTGATTGTTCTTGGCGTACTCAGCACGTTGGTGCTCTTAGAGCCGGACTTGGGGACGGTGGTCGTACTCAGCGTGGTCGTGGTGATGCTGTTATTTCTCGGGGGAGCACACATCAAGCACTTAGGACTTTTATCATTGAGCATCCTGCTGGCCGTGGCGGCATTGATTTTTAGATCAAGTTATCAATGGGGCCGCATAGTGGCATACTGGCGCGGCGTACAGGATCCCTCCGATGCGAGCTATCAAGTGCTGCAGTCGGTCTTGGCCTTCGGGAGTGGCGGAATATTCGGTGTGGGTCTTGGCAAGGGACAGCAGAAGTTGTTTTTTTTGCCTGAGCCGCATACCGATTTCATCTTGGCGGTGATAGGGGAGGAGCTCGGGCTGATCGGCAGCGTGACGATCATGCTGTTATACTGCTTGCTCATCCTCAAGGGATTTCAGATTGCAGAGCGCGCACGGACTCCATTTGGCCGCTATCTTGCCATGGGTATCACCATGTTGATTGGTACGCAAGCGTTGATCAATGCTGGAGTGGTCACCGGCCTCTTGCCGACCAAGGGATTGACCCTACCGTTTGTGAGCTATGGTGGATCCTCCTTGCTCGCCAATCTGTTCGGCGTCGGAATCTTACTCAACATTTCACGCGACCGACAGGGCGGGCGTGAAAGCGGCGAGTCCCGCCGCAGACGGAAGTGGGACGCCCTCACGTCATGA
- a CDS encoding hypothetical protein (conserved protein of unknown function), with protein sequence MLRSVRDEVGKATIREAEGARPVNKADDGSRAKETKGLNESTQPERSYGSSSQVAERTRSDNNDDKNTDDAESNRESSPQRNDVGSGSQEQGTAPLSTLISSPAEPQVVDQKEVQTETESHPFNDVTDLETDSQQPLISPESTESFTTTPDVIGVRSFTNSAGVASHSPVTQQSNLGELQTNNDGPEVHGVEGAAAEVVSESEKVAPDHGDSSSTSRDSFLRSAHSLEGLDIPHVVQAHVGTTPLEGKALGAKHETLKYDGSPVDHSAPLPAAQHRPVLGDHDALGGSMQHSFSQRQQPGSDGSAQLSELWSGHNGRQMENGEPQIPQAFGVSHPIANGSVAETVVAGTASQTTSSPGTPVPASFVTHVQSGARAEETAQSAGNPAMRSVVVNVNQPDLGHVNIRIAMTNDLVHTHFSSDRLEVGQFFINSQDRLQAALQASGLDMGQFRVDIDRQSGGRSFQQNSSQEHGQPWNQGSHGLGRESHSDQQDHARGVRHGLLNVVA encoded by the coding sequence ATGCTTCGGTCGGTTCGTGATGAGGTGGGTAAAGCCACTATTCGCGAGGCAGAGGGTGCGCGACCAGTGAATAAGGCCGATGATGGCTCCCGTGCGAAAGAGACCAAAGGGCTCAATGAATCGACTCAACCAGAGCGGTCTTATGGCTCCTCCTCTCAGGTAGCTGAGAGAACGAGAAGCGACAACAATGATGATAAGAATACCGACGATGCGGAATCCAACCGTGAATCTTCACCCCAAAGGAATGATGTTGGGTCTGGTTCTCAGGAACAAGGGACTGCGCCGTTATCCACCCTAATTTCCAGTCCAGCCGAGCCTCAGGTAGTTGACCAGAAGGAAGTCCAGACCGAGACCGAATCTCACCCATTTAACGACGTAACGGACCTGGAGACAGATTCCCAGCAACCGCTGATCTCGCCCGAATCGACCGAATCGTTCACGACAACTCCTGATGTTATTGGGGTTCGATCCTTTACGAATAGTGCAGGTGTTGCATCGCATTCTCCGGTAACACAGCAATCGAATCTGGGGGAACTGCAGACGAATAATGACGGGCCAGAAGTTCACGGGGTCGAGGGAGCGGCAGCGGAGGTTGTCAGTGAGAGTGAGAAGGTAGCACCCGATCATGGTGATTCTTCATCTACGTCTAGAGATTCATTTCTTCGCTCAGCTCATTCCCTGGAAGGTCTGGATATTCCCCACGTTGTTCAAGCCCACGTCGGGACGACACCATTGGAGGGAAAAGCTCTAGGAGCCAAGCACGAGACACTAAAATATGATGGAAGCCCGGTTGATCATTCTGCGCCCCTTCCGGCCGCCCAGCATAGGCCCGTTCTTGGCGACCACGACGCTCTTGGCGGGAGCATGCAGCATTCGTTTTCTCAGAGACAGCAGCCCGGCAGTGACGGATCTGCGCAGTTGAGCGAGTTATGGTCCGGTCATAACGGGCGACAGATGGAGAATGGTGAACCACAAATCCCTCAAGCATTCGGTGTGAGTCATCCTATCGCCAATGGATCAGTAGCGGAAACGGTGGTGGCTGGAACGGCTAGCCAGACGACCTCCTCGCCTGGAACTCCAGTACCAGCGTCGTTTGTCACTCACGTGCAGTCTGGTGCACGTGCAGAGGAAACAGCTCAATCAGCCGGGAATCCTGCGATGCGATCGGTCGTCGTGAATGTGAATCAACCGGACCTCGGGCATGTGAATATTCGTATTGCGATGACCAATGATCTTGTCCATACCCATTTCTCTTCCGATAGACTCGAAGTCGGACAATTCTTCATCAACAGTCAGGATCGACTTCAGGCGGCGTTACAAGCAAGCGGATTGGACATGGGGCAGTTCCGTGTCGACATCGATCGCCAGAGCGGAGGTCGTTCTTTTCAGCAGAATTCGTCTCAAGAGCATGGACAGCCATGGAATCAGGGTTCGCATGGACTGGGACGGGAGTCTCATTCAGATCAACAGGACCACGCGCGCGGCGTACGACATGGCCTGTTGAATGTCGTGGCCTAG